In Candidatus Methanoperedens sp., the genomic window ACAACATGAATTTGTTATCGCTCTATTGCCCTTTATATTTGTTCACATACCCTTTTTTATCTTGGTGTCGCCAGATAGGAAAAAATGCCTTAATTCAATTATAATGGCAATCAAATGGCATATCGACCCCAAGTCACTTCCCGAAGATGTTGAAATAGTAAAAAAATTGAGATAATAGTAATTTACAAAGAAAAAATTTTGTCAATGTGATGTTATGCTTTCAAGAAAATTTTTGATATTGAGCACCTTGTTCTCAGTTTCATGGACGTTGTTAATTGTATACCTATTCATGGACGGCTCCAATTATTTTGTTTTCTGGTCTATCACACTCTCAGCTGCTATCTTGATCATTTTACAAATAAACTGTACAACAGATAAAAGTGAATTGAAGATTATTTATGCTGAAATTGTTGTCTTATTTGGTTCTCTGCAACTTATCTCTATCACCAATGCAGGCATGAACAATCTTTACTGGCTAGATTCTAGCTTTGAGTTACGCGCTACACTAAATATAATTGAAGCTGGTTGGAATCCTGATATTTTAGGCACCGTAGGCCCATACCCTGCGATTCATTTTTTTGGTGCTATTTTATCACAAATTACTGGTGTAGAACTTGTGAATATAGCAAGATGGATGGGATTATTGATGCATGGTATGGCTCTTTTATTTTACCTAATGTTTGGGAGGTACATATTTAAGAACAATCAAGTCAGTCTTTTGTCTGGCTTATCATTTATATTTTTATTTTATTATACAATAGTTACAGGATTTGGAAGAGTGCCTTTGTCGATTGCACTTTTTTTTCTCATTTTATTTTTGATTTTTCGAAATGCTGAAATACCAAAAATTCAATTCACTGGATTGGTTATCCTCTCTTGTTTTACCTTGCTTTTTGCACACCCTCTTGCTCCCGTTGTATTGGCTGCATTTCTTATCTTTTATTTAGTTGTATACAGATTAATATGGATTACGAAAACGTTTTCGTTAAAGTCATTATGCACCGTGAAAAAAATACAAATTGACAATATTAGACCAAAAAGCATTACTTTCATTTTATTATTATTAATTTCCATTGCTGCATATTTCCTATTCATAAGCAATTGGAGCCAGAATTTGTTGCACTCCACTGTTACTATTATGAGTGGCTCTGCGACTGGACAACCTATAGGAACAGGAACAAGCACCCCTTTAAATTGGAGGATATTCCTATATGGGCAGGGAATTATGGGCTTAATATTTGGTTTTTTAATCCTTAGAAGCCAAAAGGCCATAACAAATTTTTATAGTGTGTTTTTATGTGTCTTTAGTTGCTTCTTGATTGTTTGGTCATTCATTGCTTATTCTTTGAAAATAGAATTCTTACGTTTTACAATATTTATCTGGCCATTTATGTTATTGGCCGTATCATACGCCATTGTTAGCTCGAAACACCATACTAAATTATCGTACCTAATGATTGTATTTATTATAATTAATATTTCTGGTTATTATCCCGATGTATATAATAAATCGGCTGAGCCCAGATATTCGATGGGAGAATGGCGCCAATATACAACAGTGTATGAAAAAATATCAGTATCAAATTTTGATACTTTTGGAAATATAATTGGGAATCATTACTTAAACATGGCATTTCTTTATCTCAAGGGTAAAACAATTAATATTGATACTCAATTTTATATAGATGGCTTCAGAAAGCCTAATGATTATTCATTCTTCTATTTTGAGGACATAGATAGGCAACGTATATACAGTCGCGAAGGAGGGGGCCAATATTTTAAAGTTTCGAATGAATTGTATTCTGAATATCAAAAAACTATATCGTTATTAAAAGTTTATGTAAATGGAAATGTGGAAATTTATAAAATATCCCGCTACTGAATTAAAATTATAAATGACTGAAATTTAGTCATTATTCTTTTTCCAGATGCCTATAATCTCAAATGCTAACTTTGGAAAATTATAAACTATCTTTTGACTCATATCTGAAATTATAATCCAAAATAAACGGGGTTTATATTTTATTGTTCCTTTATAACCTTTAAGTTGTTTCCATCCAGAACATCCCACAGATTTAAATCCTGTTTTTTCTAATTGTTCAACACTCCAACCAGATTTGTGCTTTTGTTGTGGGTTATTGTCATATTCATCTTGAAATACATAGCCATTTGGAGTGGATATTACAATTTTCTTTCGTGTCCATTTTTTCATTTTTTCAATTAGAATCACTCCTTCTTCAATTGATAAATGTTCTAATACATTTAAAGCTACAACCGCATCAAATGATTCTGGTTTAAATTCGATTTTTGTAATATCTGCTTTTATATATTGATTATGAAGTCTTTTCTTTTTACTTTCTTCTAAGTCAGGTTCAAAGATTTCAACCCCAACCGAAAAGTGTATGGTGCAATATTGAATTGCCGAGTTTCGACCACAGCCAAGATCTAAAACTTCATCACAATTATAAAGTTCTTTCTTAATAGTGTTGAAATATGCATTTCTAAAAATTTTTTCTTGGTAGATTCTTGTTAGTTTGCTTTTCAAAGTCATATTTTCCTCGTTTCTTGGTTAGATATGTCCATTCGAAGGGTCCATTCAAAATTTATGGTTACGTAATGTGGGTATGAAAACATCGTTGATCCTAATCCCGTCTCTCAATCCATGCAATCCCTCCCGCTACAATCGAAGATACACCCTGTCCCGCTATCCATCCCATACCCACGCCCATGACGCCATAATGCTGCATAAAAAAATAGCTTGCAATCACAGTTACAGCAAAGAGAACCGCGTTTATCACGATTATGGGCTTGATATTCTTCCGAATTCTTTCGACGCATATGAAAAGGGCATTAAAAACTACAAAAAAAGAAGAGAGCACAAGCAGTTTCAGGATCTCATATGCGTTCTGGGAATATTCCCTGCTGAAAAGATTAAGAAGAATATCCCCAAAAAAGAATATCACAATGCCCACAGGGATCATAATCACTCCCGCAGCTGCAAGAGCCTTTATCATATTCTTTCGAAGAGGCATGCCATGGCTTCCTTCTATGAACATCGAAATAAACAAAGCGTTTGGCACTGCATAGAGCAGACCTGCGATAGAAAAGGCCACATAGAAATATGCCGCTTCCTTAGCTCCGATGACGTTAAGAATCAGTATGGGGAGGATAGCTGACTCTGCCATTACTAGAAAATCAGCAATATAATTGGCAAGTGAGAAATGAAATACATCATTCAGCAGATTTTTTTTAAGAACAGGTTTTATTAAGATATTCATTCTGTATAGCAGGAATAGGCCAATGCCGAATGAGGCAAAAAATGCGATTCCAAGGCTTCCGAAAATTCCCAATACTCCTGCAAATGTTAGAGGGATCAACAGGATTATCCGCAGCCCAAGGCCCATGTTTTGTGCAAACGAATATTCCGCTTTTCGAAGAGCAAGGAGGGCGTTATTGAAAAGACCTGAACTCATTTGAAATATTAGTAATAATATAAATATCACAATAACTAATGGATTCATCAAAAACTTCATTTGCGGGGAAAATATGTCGATACCAATAAGGAAAATGAAGCCAAAAATCAGTGCGCCAGCTATTGAAACTATCCAGATAGAACTGAAAAGCTGCGTTTTTTCAGTGCTACCTGGCAAAAACCTGATGATTCCGGTATTAAGACCAAAACTCGACAAGTTTACGATAATCCCAGCGGATGAAATAAGAGCTGTGGCAAGTCCAACATCCCATGAAGAATAATATCGTGCAGCTATCATCCAGAAGATAAAGCCGAATAGTGCTCCTGTTACGGAGTTTAGCATGATGTATAATGAATTTTTATAGAGGGGATCTCGGTAATAGTTTTTAAGTTTTTGGAGCATATTAGGTAATAATATTTAAAAAAAATTGGGTATCAAATTACTCTTCACTTCTTCCTCAAGTCCATTATTAGGCATTAAATTATTGGTGTTGCCCTCTTCATAAAGTTCCACATCATCAAACCAGAAAGCTCCATAACCATCATATAAAATAGCATATACAAAGACTCTGCTTGCATTCTTTTGAGTTTTAAATATTGACTGTTTCTGCACCCAATTATTCATACCTTTGTCAAAAATAATATTGGTCTGTCTTGACCACTCTTTTTCCCCATCATTTTCCACTATCCTGACAGCAGGTGAATTGTTCCCACCAATCCTTTCTACTTTACCCCATACTGATAAAATGTAAGTTGTGTTGGGCTTTACTGAAATTCGATCGCTAATCCACACCCCTGAAATCTTGCTTTCATTTCCCTCAATCTGGATCTTCGCTGAATGATTGCCTGAATGAAAAACCGTGGAATCCCACGATGCATTTTGCGTGAACGACCATTTATCTATGAAACCCGCAGGAGAATTATTATTTATTGTTTCCATCACATTAATATCAAAAGCCACAAACACAGGTACCATTAATATCATAATTGCAACTGCAATGCCAACTGTCCTCGCAATCCTCATGATGCCATTCTTCCCTTCATAAAAATATCTTATCCCCCCGCATAAGACCATTAAGATCACTCCTACAATCAATACATCCATATTTGCTATCCCATAAAAATCAGGCTTATAATCTAATAACCCTATCCCGAATTTTTGTCCAGATATCGGCCAGAAAAAAGCATAAAACGGCTTGAACACCAGCGCATCTTCGAACATGTGCGCCCCGAATCCGATCCCTGCGAACAGGAATGAATCCCCGAACCTCATGCCCGCCAGCCTCAGTACCAGCGCCGCCCCGAAGGCGAAAAGAAGCAGGAAAGCTATGTTGTGGAAATCCCCGTGGCTAATGGTAGAGCCATCGACCAGGACATTCAGATCAAATTTCCTGAATAGCTCTCCGGCGACTATATCAAAATCAGGTGCAAAGGCGCTGGCTATGATGATCCAGGATGGGTCCCTGCCTGTGCGCTTATACCAGAGCATCCCGGCTATGATTGCGATGGCTGTAGAGTAGATCAGGTGTTCGAATAGCATTATTCAGTGTATTATTAATGGGAATGAATATTAAGATAATTGTGAATGTTCCGGTTTTTGTGTGCTTTCAGGTTAATTGGCTTCCACGAAGCGCCAAAAATACATTTATATAATATCAATGTAATCAATCTGCGTTTATCTGCGTGCATCTGCGGTTTGTGTTTATCGCTTTAAGGAGGTTGTCACGGCTTCTGATCGGCGCCCCCGACAGTGTAATAAAATTGTAAAGTATAAACTCTTAAACTACTTCTGCAAGTTGTTTGTAAAGGAGTTCATTTGCCAGAGAGCTTGCAGATATCCCTTTTTTCCTGGCACTTTCCTGAAGTATCTCCGCAATTTGCATATCTACCTCTAACAGATAGTGTTTCTTTTGAACATCTACTTCCACTTCAATTTCCTCAAGATTATCAAGGTAGTCTGTGCTATCATGAGTATCCCAGAAATCTGCGGCTTCCTCGTACGTTTTGAATTCTTCAGGTATTTTCTTAAGTTTTTTTGGCATAGTAATATTTCCGTTCTTTGTCTGTCATATCTCTCGCAGATATTATCAATCCGGTATTATATGATTTATATACGAAAACTATAAAAAGATATCTACCTGCATCTGTTCGTCCATATGCAACATACACATCCTCTCCATTGACTTTGCCCTTTTTTGCCCGACGAAATAGTGCATCTGAATGCAAAGCATCTTCCACTTCTTCATTTGTGACATTATGCTTCTTTCTGATTTTGGTTACAAACCTCTCAATCCACAAGATTTCTTTAATCCGCATGAACCACACTTTCAATAAATTATTGTATGTCTAATATTCATCACCAACCTTAATATTTATGCATGACCCCCCATCCTTATCTCGCATTGCCTGCAATCCACTATTGGCGA contains:
- a CDS encoding BrnT family toxin codes for the protein MRIKEILWIERFVTKIRKKHNVTNEEVEDALHSDALFRRAKKGKVNGEDVYVAYGRTDAGRYLFIVFVYKSYNTGLIISARDMTDKERKYYYAKKT
- a CDS encoding lipopolysaccharide biosynthesis protein, which codes for MLQKLKNYYRDPLYKNSLYIMLNSVTGALFGFIFWMIAARYYSSWDVGLATALISSAGIIVNLSSFGLNTGIIRFLPGSTEKTQLFSSIWIVSIAGALIFGFIFLIGIDIFSPQMKFLMNPLVIVIFILLLIFQMSSGLFNNALLALRKAEYSFAQNMGLGLRIILLIPLTFAGVLGIFGSLGIAFFASFGIGLFLLYRMNILIKPVLKKNLLNDVFHFSLANYIADFLVMAESAILPILILNVIGAKEAAYFYVAFSIAGLLYAVPNALFISMFIEGSHGMPLRKNMIKALAAAGVIMIPVGIVIFFFGDILLNLFSREYSQNAYEILKLLVLSSFFVVFNALFICVERIRKNIKPIIVINAVLFAVTVIASYFFMQHYGVMGVGMGWIAGQGVSSIVAGGIAWIERRD
- a CDS encoding class I SAM-dependent methyltransferase, giving the protein MTLKSKLTRIYQEKIFRNAYFNTIKKELYNCDEVLDLGCGRNSAIQYCTIHFSVGVEIFEPDLEESKKKRLHNQYIKADITKIEFKPESFDAVVALNVLEHLSIEEGVILIEKMKKWTRKKIVISTPNGYVFQDEYDNNPQQKHKSGWSVEQLEKTGFKSVGCSGWKQLKGYKGTIKYKPRLFWIIISDMSQKIVYNFPKLAFEIIGIWKKNND